One Salvia miltiorrhiza cultivar Shanhuang (shh) chromosome 6, IMPLAD_Smil_shh, whole genome shotgun sequence genomic window, CTTGAGAAAagatttttgatcaaaaacaacgATACCCTCAacaggatctagttcaaatagaacctagtcagatgcagatagttcttgcgaacaacctgctctgataccaattgttaggtccggggggtctcgaataggtgtatgggggggggggaatatacctataggctatttttacaacaatctactgacctcaatcagagggatctcagtcagagatcaaaacgaaactttacatgcaaacaaggactcctgttttactgaaatcagttttgaccaacagggttgacgactgatactgaaagctcttcagtaatgagtaatcagttaagttgctggaacttaactgatccaagtaagggcttcagtcgtgtttgctaagatagagatgatatcactcttccttactatcagaggatagttcagtcagattgatatcatacgcaacggaaattaaacttcgttttgtaatagcctcggtggagcagatagttggattaatgtttctctttgctgttagtcagtgttcagttttatcaatagaaatagcacaagtaagaatgtaaaactgaaagttgtaaacaacacagagacttttacgtggttcggaaaaatcctttcctacatccacggctggttgatcagaccaacaatccactccgcaagtgcttcactggtgcactgcaaaccgtacccgtgtgcttgcctggtgcacacaaccgtaaactgaagaaaacccttcttcagcacccacacacctctcgtaggatttccctgctaagcacacctcgtgctcagacttttcactcagagttcagagtaccttcctgaactccgaaccactcaaacactcttatgggggggaggtttgaacgagtgccaactatacttacaaagaacaagttctttgaagcaagtttgacctttggcttctgggtaaacagatatatgcctagggtctaagagaatgtatgtaatcagcagtgactgattttggctttggaattctcttattcgattcaagctttggggcggttaagctttaggctgagtagcaatttcggcagagcttcagcttatgtcgttgaatcggtgaaggttgaagtgatcctcgagcgctatttgtaggagaactcttgaatagatccgttggcgtaaatcgtcctcaagatttcttccgttggagagcaattcgaatctgggctgaggcttcaatcttcgaggttccttgtctgtgtggaaacggctctctttgatggacaggagatgtgacatctctgaaaagtaaccaccagataggaatgacctctgcagagataagatattctgagatctctgcatttaatgcggctgtacttgtgcgtacgtggcttcctctgaacgttggaagatcagtcctaggaggaatattcaactgatacttgtctttagtatcagtcctttgcgcgcattaaataatcagtcttcaactgattcttcaactgatacttcagttggtaactgcagtcttcagtcttcagtcttcgttcttcagtcttcagtcttcagtcttcgacaccgcaactaaactagaaacgaactctaacacttgagttcaaaacgattctagtctattacatataagtcctatgaattttggtatcattaaaacaagggttaggatattccacaaggttcccaacaatgtGTAGTGGATGTTCGCGTGAGAAAAATGTGGGTCTGAAAAACTATGTCAAAATAGGGTCGAACATTGCTGTTGATATTGTTCGATTATCCAAGAGTTGTGATATCCCAAAATTCATAACTGATTTAGATGGTGATTCGGAAGAGTCAAACGATGATGACGTCCAAATTTTAGGATTAAAGACGCCAAATTCTTTTGCGGATGGAGTTTATGCTGTTGATGCCTTTACTCGGGTAAACACTAGACTTAAACGTCTCGTTGCCATGTCCGTATATGATCCTAACGACACTGATTTGGAGAACGAGGAATTGAAGCCCTATGTTGCATGGGCTTCCGACCACAACAACGGTGATAGGTATGGTTATGTTAGTGGTTGAAGTTTTTGTGTTTACTGTTATTATTGATGATTTGTTATATAAAAGTAATGTTGAAATATTTCCAATCTTGAGATTTACTAAAGGTTTGATAGTATCAAACATAGGGATAAACAGGTGCTGCTTCCAACAGAGGTTTATAAATATGGAGACTTGGCATGGTTCAATGATTTATGGCGGCATGATGGATGGCTGGAAAACACggtattttaagataaatattgACAGAGTGAtagtaatataattttaccGTCTAACATTGTGCATGCATGTTTGGTGGCAGCACATAGATGCCTTGATCAATTTGCTTATCATTCGTTATGTTAAGCATCTTAGGTTGACGAATCGGCGCGATTGGACGTGTATGGAGGTTTGTTGTTGGGTAAGTAATATTGGTCCAATAATGAtcacaacaaatttaatttatcgATTTTGTAATAGTTTTGATTGTGTTGCGTTTTTTTCCGATTAGCAAGCACTTACGGGATCAAATTTCTGATGAGATGAAGAAACAACACCTTGCTGAAAAAACCACTCTCATAAGGGTTCGTTGATAATCAATGACTTCGATATTGTCTGATGTTTTTAAAATTCCACAAATTTTTGGGTTGTGCACAACTTATGAATAAAATGATTCATATACAAGTTCTTCCATGCAACAGCTTAACACCATGCTTTACGATGTTGTGAAAGGCTATGTCGAGGCACTTGCGATGGGTTGCGGACTGATGCCCAAAGTCTAGTTCTGCTGAAATGCTGTTTTTGGTACGGCGACAATCTTCTTTGCAAAAATTATGAGCAAACATCCATATTATTCTATAAGGGCACTAATTTTGTGGTCATTTCGTTCTATATGTAGGGATTCAGCGTGTTGCGCGAAAAGTGTAGATCATGGCATGTCTATCACCGCTTGCAGATTTTCCGAAAATCTCTTTTGTTTATTAAAATTAGGcgttaacttaattaattagattttgAGGAAATCTGTTCTTTGTTATTTTGGAAGACGGTGAAATTTGTTGATGTCCATGTAAGGGTCTATTTTGTAATGTAATTGGAACGCGAACACGCtattatgatattattatgaatttGTCACGGTGGCTTTCATGAGCACCGCCTCATAACATTTCTTTTTACTTATGTGTTAATTTGAGACTTCCCAAATTTActcattaattaaatttaatttatttcctcaaaaaaaatttaatttaatttatcgatatagatttgaaaaaataatgaaaatatgttAGTCCATGTCGCAAATGAAAAGCAATATTTACGCCAACGCATAATATAACAACTTCCAAAAAAATCATTTTGGGCCTGTAAATTGTCATCTAATGGGCCATGTAAAGTGGCACATTAATGAAGGTTTTAATAAGCCAAGAATTTGTGTCGATTATTTGGGGGTTATTAGgtataaaatatttacaaacGATATAGCTATGAataaaattacccttaatttatTACTACTTATACGAAGGAGTTGTACCAAAGCTAAACCTTTAAGATTGTTATTAGAGATTTATTGTGAAAATCTTACGGACGACAATATTTGCCTTAGTTTGCTATGCCTTATGAAAATTGGGCCGTCAATCGCCTGGCCCAGATATGATTTTACTAAATGTCAAGCCCAAAGGTTAAATTTTCCACAGATTGGGctgattttttttcaaagattttttttttcaatctttGAAGAAGCGTGTTAGCAGCTCTTAGTTGTCTTTTCAAATCCCATCCTTAATAACTCACCAGTCACCAACTTTCGCTATTCTCAAGATCAAAGCCCGGCAACCACAGCAGCACCGGAGGAAGCACCCCACATTTCTAAAATCGGCTTCTGAACCCAAGGCCGAGAAGCATCCGCAGCGGTGAATAATTTCTGAACTGGTCCGACCATCCGACGTTGCAAGCGTCACCCTAGCCGGAGGTAAAATCGGAGGTTTCTGTATTTCGCATACTATTTCGAAAATGAACTGCCATATATGTATACTCTTAATCTCTGTTTCTGTTGGCTTATGTTGCCTTCAATTGCATTATCTCCGTTTCTGTGACATTTGATTATGTACTTcgtaatatttaaataatggAGCATTAGAATGTCAAATTTTTCCTAGTTATATATTGCAAGGTATATGACTGCAGAGACATTGGCAATATTGTTCTCTGTAGCTGTTGTGGTGGTCACTAGTATTCTATGTTTGGGATTCAAGTGAGTTAATATGCAAACTTGTTAgctaaaaatattacatttgacTAATTTCCTGATTTCACTCCCTACGCAGAGTGAACTATGTTGAGCAAAAAGACTTTCAAAGCACCCaagaaaattgaatttgatgTTCGATTGAAGAAATATCATGTCACTCACCCTTACTATGCGGTGAGTGGGTTATGCCATTCTTTACCTCTCTAGAATATGCATGTTTCCTTTCAATATTACAGTCATTTTTTCGTCTGCTTGTAGACTTTGCCGAAACAGATTTGGGAAAAGATACAACAACCACGGATGCCTATCAACATAAACAACGACGGAAGGATGTCGAAGACAATGTTCGTCAAACATCCCAACAAAAAGTATTTTTACATTAAAGACTTGATTGAGGAAAAAATTCTGGAGCAGGGTGATTGTCTTACCTTCAAGCTGACTGAATTGACCTCAACTTTGATCAACCTTAATCTAGAGATTAAACGTAAAGCAAAGGGTGGATTGAGGGCTGCAACTAAGAAGGGTGGATCGAGGGCTGCAACTAAGGAGGGTGGATCGAAGAATGCAACTAAGAAGTGTGGATCGAGGGCTGCAACTAAGGAGGGTGTATCAAAGAATGCAACTAAAAAGTGTGGATCGAGGGCTGCAACTAAGGAGGGTGGATCGAAGAATGCAACTAAGAAGTGTGGATCGAGAGCTGCAACTAAGGAGGGTGGATCAAAGGCTGCAACTAAGAAGTGTGGATCGAAGGCTGGCACTAGTCAGAGGCATGATGAATGGTATTCGTCAGATGATAGTATCTTCGCTGATGAGGAGGACTATTTGAAGGAGTGCGCAAGAGACATGGCAGGAGACGGGCTTTCAAAAGAAGAACCCATTGTCATAGACTAAACAAGATGGTGGGAGTATATGCCATCTTGATATTTTAAGTATGTAGGGCGTAAATTGAACAATGTCATTTGCCGTATGCTTCTCAGTTTTTGTAGGTTACTTTTGCATGAACTATTTTGCTTAAAACAACCATATTTGTGTAATAGTTTAACGAATCATAATGAAGTGAGGGCATATGGTTAATTAGTATGTTGAAACCCAAATATTGCAGGTTGTGAAATATAAAATGTTAAAGTACTTGTCAGATGTAAATGCTACTACTTTATTATATATGCCGTGAACATTGATGTATCTAAAGGCTAATCAAATTTGTGCATATATGTGCGAGCTTCATAAGTGAAAGAGAGCTAATCTAATTTGTGCATATATGTGCGAGTTTACACCTaacaattcaattttttaatcgAAACAACTTCCTACAGAACCAAATAATATATTTACACAAGCATACCACATAATCAAAGTAATTCGAGCTTTAACATAAATGTTAGAAATAAATTTCCACATTCGAAACCCAGGGACTGAGAACATAAAAACCAAAAGTCAGCCAAAACCAATTGTCCATAAAGAACTATATAACTTGACTTCTCCCATACAAAACACCACAACTCAGTAGAAGAATTCTGGAACCTGTAATACCAAACACGAGGACGTCCGATGGACTTCCGACCATAGGTCTAATCGACATAAAACCGATCAAGGCTATCGTCAAAACTTGGATAATATCCTTGATCACTACCCTGTTGAGTTCTTCTTATGGCTTCGTCAGTCTCTGAATATAAACAAGTAACgtgatattaataaatataattggtatatatacataatattgaACCAATACCAAATACTCACCAGCCGCCTCTTGCATCGTATCCAAAGTGCTCGTGCCATCGTATCCTCGAGTTTCACGGTCTTTGCTTAATCGCATTCGGCGATATGGACGCTTCTTCAGTGAAACAAGATTCTTTATAGGCCGAACCAACGGCTCTTTGAAGCATTGCTCAACGCCTGTATCCATTGTATTATCCATCCTCTGGCCGCTCGAACTTTGCACTGCATCTATCAACTTGGTAATAGACTCATGTATCATTGCTCTACAACTGCTATCATCCTTGTATTCCGTTAATAGGTCGTGCACATGCTTAGTGTTGTGGTTACCAAAAACCATATTATTGAACCGATTTGGGCCTGCCGAGTCAAACAGCTTATCACACAAAGCAATCCGCTGTTTCGAATCTTTCCTCCAACGATTCAATAACATTGCATCAGGAATTCGATGCTGGTTAAAGTGAAGGTACACCCTAAAAAGGTTCCGGCAAATAATGCCGTCCGTCTCCCACAAATGACATGAACAAGAGCCAAACTTAGTAAACTGATTAATTTTCACGACACGGATACCTGTCATCGATGTCCTTGAAGACAACTTGAACTCCAACGTCTTATCATTCAAATCAGGGGGTTCTTCGGTCAAATCGATCGAAATACAATTCACTGCTTCATACTCAAACAGCTTGAACACACTCCTAGTACAAACCTCGCCCACCTGCTGAAGAATGCTTGTTATTTGCACTAACATTCCAGGCATGCCCCGACAAAGTGCATCCTCTTCATACTCTCTAGTACGCCAAGATTTCTGCATCCTCTCGAAACCAATGACGAAATCATGCAATGTGGATGTTGTCGAGCATAACTCTTTAAGAACTTTGTTGGTCACTTCACTTCGAGACGTGGCGTGTAAACCTCTAGAAAATTTATCGCAAGTGAATGCAGAAGACCAACGCTTCCTCAAGTTATGCATGGTACAAAACCATTTGTTCTCGGACAAATTGTGCTCCTCAATCATTCTAGTCCAACAACTGTCAAACTGTTCCTCACTCTCGCAGCCGTTCATACACTTGTACCacaaatttttgaaatatttatcCTGATTAAGTTTCCCAAAATGCTTCACAACATTCTTGTTGATATGCCATTTACAAAGTCTATGTGACGCTTGTCGAAAAATGTAGTCAACAGCGTTCATGATAGCTATGTCTTGGTCCGAGAACACAATGGCTGGCTCTTTGTGGTACATAGCTTGCAAAAACGTACTAAATAACCACTCATAAGACTCCGTTTTCTCGTTTGACAAGAAACCAAGTCCAAACATGACATTCGTTCAATGATGATTTATGCCGATCAAAGGAATGCATATCAAGTCGTACTTGTTGGTCTTGTAAGTAGCATCAACGGATAATACATCTCCAAAATGTTGATAGTCAATAAGGCAACGAGTGTCACGAAAGAAAAGGTTTTCAAGCCTCCCATCGTCACTTAGCTTTACCTTCCAAAAGAAAGAAGGGTCACTCATTCCTCTATCAGTGAGAATATCCAACAATTTATTTGCATCTCCATTGTCAACCTTCGACATGTTCCGATTTTCAGAATTTAGCTCATTGTAAACATCTTTCCGTATGAATCCAATATTTTCTCGACCTCCAGCTTCATCCTCCAAAAATCGATAAGCCTTACTAACACCGATCCCACTAGCCCGCATAGAGATAAGCAACCGCTTCTTCTGCCGTGACATGTTGCGGGCTGATCGCAACAATAAGTCTGCCTAGGATTCACCAATTCATGATTATGTTGCTTCACAAACAAAGTAATTTTCCAAGGAGCCTCAATATCGTCACGCACAACCCGAAGCTTCGCATCACAGTTACTCCTATAACTCTGTTTTTTATAAGCTGCTATTCTCCCCTTCGATGACTTATTATCTGCTGTTCCGGCACATGAACAATGATACATCTTCATACGAACATCGTCCGTGGGATTAAAATATTCTTGATTGCCTTTCCGGACTGAAAAACCCATCACAGCCGCATAATCACAGTATAATTTATGCACGGCGTGTAGGATGTCAATCTCAGTACCTACA contains:
- the LOC130990528 gene encoding protein FAR1-RELATED SEQUENCE 5-like; its protein translation is MNIDLNNSYATETFGESFSGDVNSRGSEEGDPHGYIDSLFDRNADDDVEGDADADTETKICESQDNPNDGIDSFESLKKSFEMRLVVGTEIDILHAVHKLYCDYAAVMGFSVRKGNQEYFNPTDDVRMKMYHCSCAGTADNKSSKGRIAAYKKQSYRSNCDAKLRADLLLRSARNMSRQKKRLLISMRASGIGVSKAYRFLEDEAGGRENIGFIRKDVYNELNSENRNMSKVDNGDANKLLDILTDRGMSDPSFFWKVKLSDDGRLENLFFRDTRCLIDYQHFGDVLSVDATYKTNKYDLICIPLIGINHH
- the LOC130990527 gene encoding protein FAR1-RELATED SEQUENCE 5-like — protein: MYHKEPAIVFSDQDIAIMNAVDYIFRQASHRLCKWHINKNVVKHFGKLNQDKYFKNLWYKCMNGCESEEQFDSCWTRMIEEHNLSENKWFCTMHNLRKRWSSAFTCDKFSRGLHATSRSEVTNKVLKELCSTTSTLHDFVIGFERMQKSWRTREYEEDALCRGMPGMLVQITSILQQVGEVCTRSVFKLFEYEAVNCISIDLTEEPPDLNDKTLEFKLSSRTSMTGIRVVKINQFTKFGSCSCHLWETDGIICRNLFRVYLHFNQHRIPDAMLLNRWRKDSKQRIALCDKLFDSAGPNRFNNMVFGNHNTKHVHDLLTEYKDDSSCRAMIHESITKLIDAVQSSSGQRMDNTMDTGVEQCFKEPLVRPIKNLVSLKKRPYRRMRLSKDRETRGYDGTSTLDTMQEAAETDEAIRRTQQGSDQGYYPSFDDSLDRFYVD